In a genomic window of Brettanomyces nanus chromosome 1, complete sequence:
- a CDS encoding uncharacterized protein (EggNog:ENOG41) — MSLDPKGLNDRRINEDADGMQRDSFRADVKELEDDNVNERLGLPPVLRVALLGGSAGLIGGVGGLIHGWQTASLKYLASNSHRLPTTYNGWFFYHRRKMYFCLKQSMATGFKTGMRLGTFVGFMFGIEAVLDKSRGVTDFGNTMMAVCVPGFFYAWWHRMPQVQAKDIIKKGGRMGILFGLTQDLLQFIRGGDVWYLNRFFGIQPKKLRERFAK, encoded by the coding sequence ATGAGTCTTGATCCTAAAGGTCTCAACGATCGAAGGATTAATGAAGATGCGGACGGGATGCAACGTGATTCTTTTAGAGCTGACgtgaaagaattggaggaTGATAATGTCAATGAGAGACTAGGTCTACCCCCAGTGTTGAGAGTGGCACTACTTGGAGGATCTGCAGGCTTAATTGGGGGAGTTGGTGGACTAATACATGGATGGCAGACTGCCTCGTTGAAATATTTGGCATCAAATTCACATAGATTACCGACAACGTATAATGGATGGTTTTTCTATCATAGGAGGAAGATGTACTTCTGTCTTAAGCAATCCATGGCGACGGGCTTTAAGACAGGAATGCGTCTTGGAACATTTGTTGGATTTATGTTTGGAATAGAAGCGGTTCTTGACAAATCACGTGGAGTTACAGACTTTGGAAATACTATGATGGCAGTGTGTGTGCCTGGTTTTTTCTATGCATGGTGGCATAGAATGCCTCAAGTGCAGGCTAAGGATATAATCAAAAAGGGAGGTCGTATGGGTATCCTTTTTGGTCTAACTCAAGACTTGTTACAATTCATCAGAGGTGGAGATGTGTGGTACTTGAACAGGTTCTTTGGTATTCAGCCAAAGAAACTTAGGGAGAGATTCGCAAAATAG
- a CDS encoding uncharacterized protein (EggNog:ENOG41) encodes MSSIDALIPDSEQTHQTNSSKWSLSLISSIAIACLSSIQYGYHMAELNAPEKLIRTSLQLNESQISLITSIFSIGGLVSSTLASTLSVGHGLKVSFILTSVFYILGSFIESQAHNYFQMLLGRFFSGIGGGLAIVFVPLYVNEVSPLNLRGFLGSMTQVSVNLGILLTQSLALIWSINELWRNILWMGVFIGCLDLLLTLLLLEESPKWLVLNNNNDSEGIRALTKLRNGDIVTSKWEIDSWKQEQKRHVESVQSNPQLKQLNLYTYLTQPDYRNSRLVATFSVLGQQFAGINSVIFYGVKILADVFPNWAVALNCFISIGNTVITFGASLFLDRVGRKPMLLTSVFFMGISLVGLSGGIIFHQSMLTIISIFTYVGSFAIGCGPIPFLLVSEVSQVEVKDLAQSWATNCNWVSVFIVGSAFPILNESIGGYTYIIFAAVCLAFGLFIKQFIPETKGKETYSEVWNLNARED; translated from the coding sequence ATGTCTTCTATTGATGCACTTATCCCGGATTCTGAGCAGACACATCAAACCAACTCCTCCAAATGGTCGCTTTCGTTAATCTCTTCTATAGCGATTGCGTGTTTGAGTTCTATTCAATATGGTTATCATATGGCTGAATTGAATGCTCcggagaagttgattcgTACCTCCTTACAATTGAATGAGTCTCAAATCAGTTTAATTACGTCAATATTTTCCATTGGAGGATTGGTTTCTTCTACTTTGGCAAGTACCCTTAGTGTGGGACATGGATTAAAGGTCAGTTTCATACTCACTTCTGTATTCTATATATTGGGATCGTTTATCGAATCTCAGGCACATAACTACTTCCAGATGCTTTTGGGAAGATTCTTCTCTGGTATTGGTGGTGGGTTGGCTATTGTCTTTGTTCCCTTATATGTCAATGAggtttctcctttgaatcTGAGGGGATTCCTCGGCAGTATGACGCAAGTTAGCGTTAATTTGGGTATCTTATTGACCCAAAGCCTTGCCCTTATATGGTCAATTAATGAGTTATGGAGAAACATTTTGTGGATGGGCGTATTTATTGGCTGTTTAGATCTTCTACTTACGCTTTTACTCCTCGAAGAATCTCCTAAATGGCTCGTTCTTAATAATAACAACGATTCTGAGGGCATCCGAGCCTTGACTAAACTCAGAAATGGTGATATCGTTACTTCCAAGTGGGAAATTGATAGCTGGAAACAGGAGCAGAAACGCCATGTTGAATCTGTTCAGTCTAACCCTCAACTCAAGCAGTTGAATCTCTATACATATCTTACTCAGCCAGACTATAGAAATTCTCGTTTGGTGGCAACATTCTCAGTGTTAGGTCAGCAGTTTGCTGGTATCAACTCCGTGATATTCTATGGAGTTAAAATCCTTGCCGATGTGTTCCCTAATTGGGCAGTGGCCCTCAATTGTTTCATCAGTATTGGAAATACTGTTATAACGTTTGGTGCATCACTTTTCTTGGATAGGGTAGGACGGAAGCCTATGCTATTAACATCCGTCTTCTTTATGGGCATTTCCTTGGTAGGACTAAGTGGCGGTATTATTTTCCATCAATCCATGTTGACTATAATCAGCATTTTCACTTATGTGGGGTCGTTCGCCATTGGTTGTGGCCCTATTCCTTTCCTTCTAGTCAGCGAAGTCTCTCAAGTGGAGGTTAAGGACTTGGCCCAGAGTTGGGCCACGAACTGCAATTGGGTCAGTGTTTTCATAGTGGGTTCGGCCTTTCCTATACTCAACGAGTCTATTGGTGGATATACGTATATTATATTTGCCGCAGTCTGTCTCGCATTTGGCCTATTTATCAAGCAGTTTATTCCGGAGACGAAAGGCAAAGAGACTTACTCCGAGGTTTGGAATTTAAATGCAAGGGAGGATTGA
- the HTS1 gene encoding Cytoplasmic and mitochondrial histidine tRNA synthetase: protein MSTEATKIQVPITTSVATATATSSASGASEQTHEHHSKKNKKAHHFNLKVPKGTKDWADKDMVIREAIFEKLVNLFRSHGGVTIDTPVLELREILEGKYGEDSKLIYNLEDQGGELTSLRYDLTVPFARYVAMNGITNIKRYHIAKVYRRDQPAMTKGRMREFYQCDFDVAGSYDSMVPDAEMLKIVSDGLHSLGINEFKIKLNHRKILDGIFEVCGVKDEDVRKVSSAVDKLDKLPWEVVKKEMCEEKNQPEDVADKIGEYVKLHGHVRDLLAILKADDELMANESANTGITEIETMADYLEAFNIESCISFDMSLARGLDYYTGVIYECVTEQSAPPKDAAKKKAKAKAHQKEEDASEYVGIGSIAAGGRYDKLVGMFLGTNSKGKKAPSIPCVGVSFGVERIFSLIKQRASLVEKIRPVSTQVYVMAFGGGKDWHGFLPERMQIASKLWEAGIETEYLYKAKVNPRKQFDAAEKSGCPLAVILGKEEFPEGKIRIKKLGTGLTDEGDLVSVDNIVEEVKKRLSEVNEDGVDQVSKLLQDL, encoded by the coding sequence ATGTCGACCGAAGCCACCAAAATCCAAGTACCAATAACAACTTCAGTGGCTACTGCTACTGCTACTAGTTCTGCCTCAGGTGCATCAGAACAGACTCATGAGCATCACTCCaagaaaaacaagaaaGCTCATCacttcaacttgaaagtGCCCAAGGGAACTAAAGATTGGGCAGATAAGGATATGGTTATCAGAGAGGCAATTTTCGAGAAATTGGTAAACCTCTTCCGTTCTCATGGCGGTGTTACCATTGATACTCCTGTGTTGGAGTTGAGAGAGATTTTGGAGGGAAAGTATGGAGAAGACTCAAAGTTGATTTACAACTTGGAGGATCAAGGTGGTGAATTGACGTCTTTACGTTATGATTTGACAGTTCCATTTGCCAGATATGTGGCCATGAATGGTATTACCAACATCAAGAGATACCATATTGCCAAAGTGTACAGACGGGATCAGCCTGCCATGACTAAAGGTCGTATGAGAGAGTTCTATCAATGTGATTTCGATGTTGCTGGAAGTTATGATTCCATGGTTCCAGATGCGGAGATGTTAAAGATTGTCTCTGACGGTCTACACTCCTTGGGTATCAATGAGTTTaagatcaagttgaatCATAGAAAGATCTTGGATGGAATATTTGAGGTTTGCGGTGtcaaggatgaagatgttcGTAAGGTGtcttctgctgttgataAACTGGACAAATTGCCATGGGaggtggtgaagaaagaaatgtGTGAAGAGAAAAACCAGCCCGAAGACGTTGCTGATAAGATTGGTGAGTATGTGAAATTGCATGGTCACGTTAGAGACTTGTTGGCGATTTTGAAAGCAGACGATGAATTAATGGCCAACGAATCCGCTAATACTGGTATCACTGAAATTGAAACCATGGCCGATTACTTAGAGGCATTCAACATTGAATCATGCATTTCATTTGATATGTCTCTTGCTAGAGGTCTCGATTACTATACCGGTGTGATTTATGAATGTGTCACTGAACAGTCAGCACCTCCAAAGGATGCTGCGAAGAAAAAGGCCAAAGCAAAGGCTCAtcagaaggaggaggatgCTTCTGAATACGTCGGTATTGGATCCATCGCTGCCGGTGGAAGATACGATAAATTGGTCGGCATGTTCTTGGGTACCAATTCGAAGGGGAAAAAGGCCCCCTCGATTCCTTGTGTTGGTGTGTCCTTTGGTGTGGaaagaatcttctctttgatcaAACAGAGAGCTTCATTGGTGGAGAAAATCCGTCCTGTGTCTACTCAGGTTTATGTAATGGCATTTGGAGGCGGTAAAGACTGGCATGGCTTCCTACCGGAGAGAATGCAAATTGCTTCAAAGCTGTGGGAAGCAGGCATCGAGACAGAGTATCTTTATAAGGCCAAGGTTAATCCGAGAAAGCAGTTTGATGCTGCCGAGAAATCTGGATGTCCATTGGCAGTGATACTAGGTAAAGAGGAGTTTCCTGAAGGCAAGATTAGGATCAAGAAGCTAGGTACCGGCTTAACTGATGAAGGGGATCTTGTTTCAGTCGATAATatagttgaagaagtcaagaagagactcTCAGAAGTTAACGAAGATGGGGTGGATCAAGTTTCCAAGCTTTTACAAGACTTGTAA